The region actgaagcgacttagcagtagcagcaaatagcaggaagggaacacagctccacccatcaacagaaaattggattaaagatttactgagcatggccccgcccatcagaacaagacccagtttccccctcaatcaggctctcccatcaggaagcttccataagcctcttatcctgccctcagagggcagacagagtgaaaatcagaatcacagaaaactaaccaatctgatcacacagaccacagacttgtctaactcaatgaaactatgagccatgccatatggggccacccaagacaatgggtcatggtggagagttctgacaaaatgtggtccactggagaagggaatggcaaaccacttcagtactcttgccttgagaaccccatgaacagtatgaaaatgggctacagtccacacggttgcaaagagtcggacaggactgagcatacaTACAGGCACTCACCTAAAATCAAGAATTCCCTTAAACCCAAATAGGTGTTTTCCATTCTAaccatattcaaatattttctgaatgggATCATCTACCATAAAGAATGATAgggtttatctttatttttggttgttttgtaATTTCTGCATCTGATACTTAGAAGTACAAAATGGTgtcatgggttgaattgtgtctctctaaaataaatgctgaaatttTAATCCTAACACTATGAAtttgatcttatttggaaataggtctTTGTAGATGTTAAGATGAGGCCattaggatgggccctaatccaacatgactggtgtccttataagaagagagacATTTGAACATAGACATAGAAGGATAGCAGCCATGTGAAGTAGAGGCAGAGACTGAGTTATGTTACTATAAGCCAAATACTGCCTGGCGCCACCATAAGTTGGAAAACACAAGAAAGGATCGTCTCCTATAGGCCTTGGAAGGAGCATGGCACTGCCAACattttgattttggacttccagcttccagaactatgaaagaataaacttgtcattttaagccaccaagtttgtagtactttgttaCAGTAGTCCTAGAAACTAATACAGACAGTGAAGGCGTAACTTTTCTAATTCCATTAGACAGTATTAGCATTATATTTAAACAGTCATTTAAAACTAAGCTATTCCTAAGTGCACATTacttcaacaagaaaaaaaatctctacttTTGGCTTTTCTTACATGATGGAATTAAAAGTCAAATACTCATTGTCAATTCATATTTCAAGTGGATTAATTTGGTTTTCAAAAAAGCAATGATTGATAAAATGTTTAATAGTTTAGCAGTCCCCAAAAGAGGTGCAGAGCACTGTGCCCTTCATTCACTCCTTCAATCAACGACTCAAATGAAGAACATGCTTACTTGTTATTAGTTGGTCCTGTTGCCAAGACATCGGACTGTAACTTTGGAAAAAATCCTTGCTCATATTTGCCTTGACCAATTTTCATATCAAGTAGATGTGGGTGGATTGCAGTGTGATCCATTTTCATCAGTCGCTGCTCAATTGACTGGgctataaattaaatttatagtaTGTTAGAAACATTTCATTGGCTAAACCTTAAAAGATAATGCTTCCTCTACTCATGCAGTGACAAGAAACTCAATCTTTGTGATagtctgaaattaatttttacaaaagcttttcagaaatcAGTATAATGTAAGTATAAAAAGGTTAGTTTTACGTAAATACTAGAAGATGAATTCTCATACTATTTTCTGCATTTGGCAAAAGCAGGGCAGTGGGGTTAAAAAACAATCTATAATTTTAGTACTGAAACAGTTTCCCATGAGTGGGAAATTCATATTCTTAATGAAAATATGGTTCTAAgtacaatattaaagaaaatgatgGCAAATAAAATATCTTCCTTGAGCTGAAAGACAAAATTAGGGAAGGTAAAAGCAAGCACTGTAGCCCTatgttactttatttctttttgcaaaGATCCACTAAATATTCATGCTTTTCCACTTGTAAAAAACAAGGAACTGTGTAAAGTTTATTACCTTCACTTTTAGCAACAGTCACATTCTCATTAGGAGTTATTTAAAAGTGTTCATTAGATCAAAATGGGtaatgcagagaaaaataaaatgagcagGCATTTAGAAAATGTCCAGAGAATAAAAAACTGCCATTTCAAGAATACATAGGCCAGAGTTAAAAAATAGACAttactcaatatttttattttaaaaccactgAAAGTTGGGAGATACTTCAAAGGCTCAGGAAAGAAACAGTGAACTATttctctggtttaaaaaaaaatctgatcttaAATGTCTTTatcaattgaattttttttttttttttttttttttttataatcagatctttatttaaaaatccaatctGCCAACTTAGCGTTTTCCACCAACTCGAGGAGCAGAAACCTTCACAGGCTTCACAATCTTTTGCTTAGGTGCTGCCTTTGTGGGAGCCTTTGCAGCAGCCATTGCTGTCTTTTTAGATGCTTGCTTAGCCTTTTTTGCTTCCTTGGCAGCCCTGATAGCTTGTTCTCGTTGAGCCTTCCTAACTTCAGGTTTCTGATTCCTCTTGGCCATTATATCAGCAAGAGAGGCACCAGTTATGGCCCTCTGGAATTTGACTGCACGGCgagttcttttcttttgaatttcttccgactgtccttttttgtgttttcttctgtagAGGACAGTCCAGTTGATCTGACGAGGATTCCTCTTGGAAAGGAATGCCGACTCACATTTTGcattaagaaactggaaaaccTTCCCGTCGGTTCGGGCGTAGCGCCTCCCGTGTCCTGGGTAGATCTTGTACCCGCTGAAACTGCACAGCTCGACCTTCATTGCTGCTAGCGCTGGGGAAAAGGCTATCAATTGAATTTATAAGAGAAAACATAATACTCGTAAACCAAGGTTAGGTCCTCCATCCCTTACCTAGAGATTACTGCAGGGGAGGGCAAGCAGTACCTGTGTCTGTGTGATAAACAGACACATCGTGGGCACTGCTAATCTTGGGatctgagagaaataaaaaggtatTTTCTTATACATATTTCATAGAATCAGTTTACTCTGCCACATTCAATACCAGCAGATTGAGTACTGCTGGTTCTTCTCCATatatattctaaagaaaatctTTTGGGGTGGGAAGAGGTGTGTGAATGACACATTTCACTCTTGTCAAAAGAACCTACTTAAGATCATCTTATGTGAGATCGACGCCTCCCAGCCAGTGTTTGTGTTTGCAGCATTAAAGAGATGTGTACAGAAGGCATTATTACACTAAACTTCGAAGTGTGAGACATCTACTTTAAGCTctcctaatttttctttataactcACATGACTTTatccaaaactttaaaaaatttcattttaatgtgtaACTTTTAACTTCTCTCAAAATATAGTCCATATATTCTAGACTGGGCCAAAGGGTGTCATGCTTTAATGTgtatgtgaagtcgctcagtcgtgtctgactctgcgaccccatggactgtagcctaccaggctcctctgtccatgggcttttccaagcaagagtactggagtgggttgccatatccttctccagaggatcttccccacccagggatagaacccaggtctcctgcactgcacacagacgctttaccgtctgagccaccagggaagtcacttgcTTTAGTGTGgtgatatttaattttcaatGATGCCCTCTGACTTTCCACAACAGTATATATATTCTTAATGGTTCCTAATATCTATAAAACACAATTGGGTTTAGGCAAATAATGCTTAGATTCATGGTGTGGAATTCCCTGAAGTCCCTGTCAATTTTATATTCCATGAACTACTACAAAATTCCACCTCTGCCAAGAAGTGCTTCTACtctcacaaaaggaaaaaaagaaaagtagcatTAGTTTTTCTGCTGgatttaaaatgatagaaaaaccCATCTGATATTGAGTTATTCTCCTTTAGTTAGGAAGCTCTGTAGAAACAAAAATCACGATTCACAATTAATTATCTGGGTTTATAAGATTGCCTCAGGGAGCATAATGCAATGTTACATTTCAGTGATTATACCATCAGTGAAtactgaacattcagaaattaTTAAATGCCTGCTTCAAGAGGTCATAGGCCTGTTGTTAGACTTTCAAGGGTATGTGCCAAAACTCATTTTCTGTGATGGGTAAGGAATAGAAAACTGCATTACTAGCAACTTGGTGTCTTTCTGCAAAGTAATCATGAGGTTCTGGTGCCACAATATCAGCAGCAGATAGCCTCTGCCTAAAGCATTCACCTGCAAATCAAAATTCTTTTTAGTTAGaggcaaaacagaaacaacagcaaaacaacaaaggaccaaaaaaaagatacacaataAAATTCAATgtcaacaacaaaaatcccaatCTCCACAGCTTCTgttggggctgggatgggggtgagggtgaggtaagtcttttaaaagacaaaaatctatTATCTTTTACCTGATAAAAGAAATAACTGTACTCATGAGAGAAAAGATATAGTCACAG is a window of Odocoileus virginianus isolate 20LAN1187 ecotype Illinois chromosome 23, Ovbor_1.2, whole genome shotgun sequence DNA encoding:
- the LOC139030619 gene encoding large ribosomal subunit protein eL24, whose protein sequence is MKVELCSFSGYKIYPGHGRRYARTDGKVFQFLNAKCESAFLSKRNPRQINWTVLYRRKHKKGQSEEIQKKRTRRAVKFQRAITGASLADIMAKRNQKPEVRKAQREQAIRAAKEAKKAKQASKKTAMAAAKAPTKAAPKQKIVKPVKVSAPRVGGKR